In bacterium YEK0313, one genomic interval encodes:
- the phoU_2 gene encoding Phosphate-specific transport system accessory protein PhoU: MTEHIVSAFENELKGLAQRVAEMGGLTEKQIVGAIDALIRGDVALASTVRAADPAIDAMQREIEEAGILVIAKRQPMAIDLREIVAALRIAADLERIADLAKNIAKRVIAINGSLPLPKVTGGFDAMARLALERIKEVLDAFAQRDVAAALEVWKSDGDIDALYNSLFRELLTYMLEDPRNIGACTHLLFCAKNLERIGDHATNIAETIYYVVNGTTLAEERPKLDTTSIVSAGS; the protein is encoded by the coding sequence ATGACCGAGCATATCGTCAGCGCATTCGAGAACGAGCTGAAGGGCTTGGCGCAGCGCGTCGCCGAAATGGGCGGGCTGACCGAAAAGCAGATCGTCGGCGCCATCGACGCCCTGATTCGCGGCGACGTGGCGCTGGCCTCGACGGTGCGCGCCGCCGATCCGGCGATCGATGCCATGCAGCGCGAGATCGAGGAGGCCGGCATCCTGGTGATCGCCAAGCGCCAGCCGATGGCCATCGACCTGCGCGAGATCGTCGCCGCGCTGCGCATCGCGGCCGATCTCGAGCGGATCGCCGACCTCGCCAAGAACATCGCCAAGCGGGTCATCGCCATCAATGGCTCGCTGCCGCTGCCGAAGGTCACCGGCGGCTTCGACGCCATGGCCCGCCTCGCGCTGGAGCGCATCAAGGAGGTGCTCGACGCCTTCGCCCAGCGCGACGTCGCGGCCGCGCTGGAGGTCTGGAAGTCGGACGGCGATATCGACGCGCTCTACAATTCGCTGTTTCGCGAGCTCTTGACCTACATGCTCGAGGATCCGCGCAATATCGGCGCCTGCACCCATCTCCTGTTCTGCGCCAAGAACCTCGAGCGGATCGGCGACCACGCCACCAACATCGCCGAGACGATCTACTACGTGGTCAACGGAACGACGCTCGCCGAGGAGCGGCCGAAGCTCGACACCACGTCGATCGTTTCGGCCGGCTCCTGA
- the phoR gene encoding Alkaline phosphatase synthesis sensor protein PhoR: MDDELESPRLQGWQGRVLLVVVGLLVALALIAWRKVEWPYAFAAVAVMILAGLFVRQRSVQPAPRDPEQLARRAARLTDLTIEGLIAALPAPAVLVDPKMVVRSHNARAIELIAGLKRGEPLMLALRTPEVVEAVRRALATNAAQEIDYAERVPVSRWFRAEVAPVALTVRAREEASPDFVLIALRDLTEERRLERLRADFVANASHELRTPLASVVGFVETIQGPAKNDPAARERFLAIMLAQANRMARLIDDLLSLSRVELNEHVRPVARVDLVPLLHQVRDGLGPYAQSLDVTVSVEAAEPALVVLGDQDELFRLFENLVQNAIKYGAEGKSVEITLKREPRGQRREEAVVAVRDHGPGIPPEHLPRLTERFYRVDIASSREKGGTGLGLALVKHIVKRHRGRLSIESEGRDGATFTVRLEIAEAAAQAADAPAPTQPARRMPPAAE, from the coding sequence ATGGACGACGAACTGGAATCGCCGCGACTGCAGGGCTGGCAGGGGCGCGTCCTCCTCGTGGTGGTCGGCTTGCTGGTCGCCCTCGCGCTCATTGCCTGGCGCAAGGTGGAATGGCCCTATGCCTTCGCCGCCGTCGCGGTGATGATCCTCGCCGGCCTTTTCGTGCGCCAGCGCAGCGTCCAGCCGGCGCCGCGGGACCCGGAACAGCTGGCCCGCCGTGCCGCGCGGCTCACCGACCTCACCATCGAGGGATTGATCGCGGCGCTGCCGGCGCCGGCCGTGCTGGTCGACCCGAAAATGGTTGTGCGCAGCCACAATGCGCGGGCGATCGAGCTCATCGCGGGCCTCAAGCGCGGCGAGCCGCTGATGCTGGCTCTGCGCACGCCCGAAGTGGTGGAGGCGGTGCGCCGGGCGCTCGCCACCAATGCGGCCCAGGAGATCGACTATGCCGAGCGCGTGCCGGTCAGCCGCTGGTTCCGCGCCGAGGTGGCGCCCGTCGCCCTGACAGTGCGGGCGCGCGAGGAGGCGAGCCCCGATTTCGTCCTGATAGCGCTGCGCGACCTCACCGAGGAGCGGCGGCTGGAGCGGCTGCGCGCCGATTTCGTTGCCAATGCCAGCCATGAGTTGCGCACGCCGCTCGCCTCCGTCGTCGGCTTCGTCGAGACGATCCAGGGGCCGGCCAAGAACGATCCGGCCGCGCGCGAGCGTTTCCTCGCCATCATGCTGGCCCAGGCCAACCGCATGGCGCGGCTGATCGACGACTTGCTGTCGCTGTCCAGGGTCGAGCTCAACGAGCATGTCCGCCCGGTCGCGCGCGTCGACCTGGTGCCCCTGCTGCATCAGGTGCGCGACGGCCTCGGCCCCTATGCCCAATCGCTCGACGTCACCGTCTCGGTCGAGGCGGCGGAACCGGCGCTGGTCGTCCTGGGCGACCAGGACGAACTGTTCCGCCTGTTCGAAAACCTCGTCCAGAACGCCATCAAATACGGCGCCGAGGGCAAGAGCGTGGAGATCACGCTGAAACGCGAGCCGCGCGGCCAGCGCCGCGAGGAGGCGGTGGTGGCGGTTCGCGACCATGGGCCGGGCATTCCACCCGAGCACCTGCCGCGGCTGACCGAGCGATTCTACCGCGTCGACATCGCCTCGAGCCGCGAAAAGGGCGGCACCGGCCTCGGCCTCGCGCTCGTCAAGCATATCGTCAAGCGCCATCGCGGCCGCCTGTCGATCGAAAGCGAGGGCCGGGACGGCGCGACCTTCACCGTGCGCCTGGAGATCGCCGAGGCGGCCGCGCAGGCCGCCGACGCTCCGGCTCCGACGCAGCCGGCCCGCCGCATGCCGCCGGCGGCGGAGTGA
- a CDS encoding Putative transmembrane protein (Alph_Pro_TM), protein MIRLALTLVAFIAFGPAARAEALITSLSTHRLQITSNFVGSEIVLFGSIERDSQTVARSGGYDMAVVVRGPRAKVITRRKDRMFGIWMNTDAREFVEVPTFYALLANKPAGELADIDVRRRQQIGLYGIALPTSRPGTNPGGTVHFREAFLRINQAKGLYRENPTGVTFLTPTLFRATIPVVANTPVGTFDVDIYLLSGGVILARESTNFEVTKTGFEAFVANSARDHGVFYGLAAAAMALFTGWAASVVFRRD, encoded by the coding sequence ATGATCCGGCTCGCGCTCACGCTCGTCGCCTTCATCGCCTTCGGCCCGGCGGCGCGCGCCGAGGCGCTGATCACCTCGCTCTCGACCCACCGGCTGCAGATCACCTCCAATTTCGTCGGTTCGGAAATCGTGCTGTTCGGCTCGATCGAGCGCGACAGCCAGACGGTCGCCCGTTCCGGCGGCTACGATATGGCCGTGGTGGTGCGCGGGCCGCGCGCCAAGGTCATCACGCGCCGCAAGGACCGGATGTTCGGCATCTGGATGAACACCGATGCCCGCGAATTCGTGGAAGTGCCGACCTTCTATGCGCTGCTGGCGAACAAGCCGGCGGGCGAGCTCGCCGATATCGACGTCAGACGGCGCCAGCAGATCGGGCTCTACGGCATCGCGCTGCCGACCTCGCGACCGGGCACCAATCCCGGCGGCACCGTGCATTTCCGCGAGGCCTTCCTGCGCATCAACCAGGCCAAGGGGCTCTATCGCGAGAACCCGACCGGGGTCACCTTCCTGACCCCGACCCTGTTCCGCGCGACCATCCCGGTGGTTGCCAACACGCCGGTCGGCACCTTCGACGTGGACATCTATCTCCTGTCGGGCGGGGTGATCCTGGCGCGCGAGAGCACCAATTTCGAGGTCACCAAGACCGGCTTCGAAGCCTTCGTCGCCAATTCCGCCCGCGATCACGGCGTGTTCTACGGCCTTGCCGCCGCCGCCATGGCGCTGTTCACCGGCTGGGCCGCCAGCGTCGTGTTCCGGCGCGACTGA
- the mmgC_15 gene encoding Acyl-CoA dehydrogenase, with amino-acid sequence MPLTLPTADDHADLRDAMRALCADYDDAYWRKVDEERAYPEAFADALTKAGWLAALIPAEYGGSGLGLTEASIIMEEINRSGGNAGAVHGQMYNMGTILRGGSAEQKAKYLPRIASGELRLQSMAVTEPTTGTDTTKLKTTAVKKGNDRYVVNGQKVWTSRVQHSELMVLLARTTPVDQVAKKSDGLSVFLVDLREAIGKGMTVRPIRNMVNHETNEVFFDDLEIPAENLIGEEGKGFKTILSGLNAERTLIAGECIGDGYWFIERAKKYGTERIVFDRPIARNQGVQFPIARAYVNIRAADLMRFQAAALCDAGQPFGAEANMAKLLAADASFEAANACLQTHGGFGFAADYDVERKFRETRLYQVAPISTNLILAYVGEHVLGMPRSY; translated from the coding sequence ATGCCCCTGACCCTGCCGACCGCCGACGATCATGCCGACCTGCGCGATGCCATGCGGGCGCTCTGCGCCGATTACGACGATGCCTACTGGCGCAAGGTCGACGAGGAGCGTGCCTATCCCGAGGCCTTTGCCGATGCGCTGACCAAGGCCGGCTGGCTCGCCGCGCTGATCCCGGCCGAATATGGCGGCTCTGGCCTCGGCCTGACCGAGGCCTCGATCATCATGGAGGAGATCAATCGCTCGGGCGGCAATGCCGGCGCCGTGCACGGCCAGATGTACAATATGGGCACGATCCTGCGCGGCGGCTCCGCCGAGCAGAAGGCGAAATACCTGCCGCGGATCGCGTCCGGCGAGCTGCGCCTGCAGTCGATGGCGGTGACCGAGCCGACCACCGGCACCGATACGACGAAACTGAAGACGACCGCTGTGAAGAAGGGCAACGACCGCTATGTCGTCAACGGCCAGAAGGTCTGGACGAGCCGTGTGCAGCATTCCGAGCTGATGGTGCTGCTCGCGCGCACGACGCCGGTCGACCAGGTCGCCAAGAAGTCCGACGGGCTGTCGGTGTTCCTGGTCGACCTGCGCGAGGCGATCGGCAAGGGCATGACGGTCCGGCCGATCCGAAACATGGTCAATCACGAGACCAACGAGGTGTTCTTCGACGACCTCGAAATTCCCGCCGAGAACCTGATCGGCGAGGAAGGCAAGGGCTTCAAGACCATTCTCTCCGGCCTCAATGCCGAGCGCACCCTGATCGCCGGGGAATGTATCGGCGACGGCTACTGGTTCATCGAGCGCGCCAAGAAATACGGTACCGAGCGCATCGTCTTCGACCGGCCGATCGCGCGGAACCAGGGCGTGCAGTTCCCGATTGCGCGCGCCTATGTGAACATCCGCGCCGCCGATCTGATGCGCTTCCAGGCGGCCGCGCTGTGCGATGCCGGCCAGCCCTTCGGCGCCGAGGCCAATATGGCCAAGCTGCTCGCCGCCGACGCCTCGTTCGAGGCGGCCAATGCCTGCCTGCAGACCCATGGCGGTTTCGGCTTCGCCGCGGATTACGACGTCGAGCGCAAGTTCCGCGAGACCCGGCTCTACCAGGTCGCACCGATCTCGACCAATCTGATCCTCGCCTATGTCGGCGAACATGTGCTGGGAATGCCACGGTCCTACTGA
- the nuoB_2 gene encoding NADH-quinone oxidoreductase subunit B, whose amino-acid sequence MPTLETQAPSRRGVDFQDELADRGFVTTTADKLVHWARTGSLMWMEFGLACCAVEMMQAAMPHYDMERLGAAPRGSPRQSDVMIVSGTLTNKMAPALRKVYDQMTEPRYVISMGSCANGGGYYHYSYSVVRGCDQIVPVDIYVPGCPPTAEALIHGILLLQRKIRRTGSIER is encoded by the coding sequence GTGCCGACATTGGAGACGCAGGCACCGTCGCGGCGCGGTGTCGATTTTCAGGACGAGCTTGCCGATCGTGGCTTCGTGACCACGACAGCCGACAAGCTCGTTCACTGGGCGCGAACCGGATCCCTCATGTGGATGGAGTTCGGGCTCGCCTGCTGCGCGGTCGAAATGATGCAGGCGGCCATGCCGCACTACGACATGGAGCGGCTCGGCGCCGCGCCGCGCGGATCGCCCCGCCAATCCGACGTGATGATCGTGTCCGGCACGCTGACCAACAAGATGGCGCCGGCGCTACGCAAGGTCTACGACCAGATGACGGAGCCGCGCTACGTCATCTCGATGGGCTCCTGCGCCAATGGCGGCGGCTACTATCACTACAGCTATTCGGTGGTGCGCGGCTGCGACCAGATCGTGCCCGTCGACATCTACGTGCCGGGCTGCCCGCCGACCGCCGAGGCGTTGATCCACGGCATCCTGCTGCTGCAGCGGAAGATCCGCCGCACCGGGTCGATCGAACGATGA
- the tqsA_1 gene encoding AI-2 transport protein TqsA: MALQAPAPSSAHDPVLRYAILGLLAIAVVVVLTIARPVAVPVAAGLIAGLVLGPAADWLTRHGLHQAVAAGLITLAGCLGLVALFALLAAPVALGAGELPAITTALRAKFDRVLDLFVQLWVVAGVPVAMPEMAPAVRDAFNPLVNIAVTSTSVAGGLLIFVATVYFYLATHRNMKAGLLRLCFDREIRQVTDAFFDKLERRIARYFTLVTSINLGVGVITALIALVAGLPYPAFWAALAFTLNYLPFIGPFIATVLLLGAGLAAKAGFVEAIWPAAVFFLVHLIEGNLLTPSLIGRRLTMPPFLVFLSFVVLLWLWGPAGAMLSTPLLIVAMISAEMLAIYRRKAVRRSEQRLAASTGRKWRERERVATASVESTDERRSAMDKPSETTMRDNIADLAGAANQQLKAAGVDTDVMASRAGELQKMVRDEIAARPFQALGVAAFLGFLCGLRR, encoded by the coding sequence ATGGCGTTGCAGGCCCCGGCCCCTTCGAGCGCGCACGACCCCGTGCTGCGCTATGCGATCCTCGGCCTGCTCGCCATCGCCGTGGTCGTCGTCCTGACGATCGCGCGGCCCGTCGCCGTTCCCGTCGCGGCCGGCCTCATCGCCGGCCTGGTGCTGGGACCCGCGGCCGACTGGCTGACGCGCCACGGCCTGCATCAGGCGGTCGCGGCCGGACTGATCACGCTCGCCGGTTGCCTCGGCCTCGTCGCGCTGTTCGCGCTGCTCGCCGCGCCGGTCGCCCTCGGCGCCGGCGAATTGCCTGCGATCACGACCGCCCTGCGCGCCAAGTTCGACCGTGTGCTCGACCTCTTCGTGCAGCTCTGGGTGGTCGCTGGCGTTCCCGTGGCGATGCCGGAGATGGCTCCGGCGGTTCGCGACGCGTTCAATCCGCTGGTCAATATCGCGGTGACCTCGACCAGCGTCGCCGGCGGGCTGCTGATCTTCGTGGCCACGGTCTATTTCTATCTCGCCACGCACCGCAACATGAAGGCGGGATTGCTGCGCCTGTGCTTCGACCGCGAGATCAGGCAGGTGACCGACGCCTTTTTCGACAAGCTCGAGCGGCGCATTGCCCGCTATTTCACCCTGGTCACGTCGATCAATCTGGGCGTCGGCGTGATCACCGCCTTGATCGCGCTGGTTGCCGGGCTGCCCTATCCGGCCTTCTGGGCGGCTCTCGCCTTCACGCTCAACTACCTGCCGTTCATCGGGCCGTTCATTGCCACCGTGCTGCTGCTCGGAGCCGGCCTTGCGGCAAAGGCGGGCTTCGTCGAGGCGATCTGGCCGGCGGCCGTCTTTTTCCTCGTTCATCTCATCGAGGGCAATCTGCTGACCCCGAGCCTCATCGGCCGGCGCCTGACCATGCCGCCCTTCCTGGTGTTCCTGAGCTTCGTGGTGCTGCTCTGGCTGTGGGGACCGGCGGGGGCCATGCTGTCGACGCCCCTCCTGATCGTCGCCATGATCTCCGCGGAAATGCTGGCGATCTATCGCCGCAAGGCCGTCCGGCGCAGCGAGCAGCGACTGGCCGCGTCGACCGGCCGGAAATGGCGGGAACGGGAACGCGTGGCGACAGCCTCCGTTGAATCCACAGACGAGAGGAGAAGCGCCATGGACAAGCCCAGCGAAACCACGATGCGCGACAACATCGCCGATCTCGCCGGTGCCGCCAACCAGCAGCTCAAGGCCGCCGGCGTCGACACCGACGTGATGGCGAGCCGCGCGGGCGAACTTCAGAAGATGGTGCGCGACGAGATCGCGGCGCGCCCGTTCCAGGCGCTCGGCGTCGCCGCCTTCCTCGGCTTCCTGTGCGGCCTGAGGCGCTAG
- the hrp1_4 gene encoding Hypoxic response protein 1, whose amino-acid sequence MKVNEAMSRDVSIASPGETIQEAAWLMASLDIGSLPVGEDDRLVGMLTDRDITVRCVANGKGPQTPVREVMSPEVKYCYEDQEIDEVTRNMADIQVRRLPVVNRNKRLVGILALGDVAVTTTDGAAQQALSGISRPGGAHSQTP is encoded by the coding sequence ATGAAGGTGAATGAAGCGATGAGTCGCGACGTCAGCATCGCCAGTCCCGGCGAGACCATCCAGGAGGCCGCCTGGCTGATGGCGAGCCTCGACATCGGTTCGCTGCCGGTCGGCGAGGACGACCGTCTCGTCGGCATGCTGACCGACCGCGACATCACCGTGCGCTGCGTCGCCAACGGCAAGGGGCCGCAGACGCCGGTCCGCGAGGTCATGTCGCCGGAAGTGAAATATTGCTACGAGGACCAGGAGATCGACGAGGTCACGCGCAATATGGCGGACATACAGGTCCGTCGGCTGCCGGTGGTCAACCGCAACAAGCGCCTGGTCGGCATCCTGGCGCTCGGCGACGTCGCCGTCACGACGACCGACGGCGCGGCCCAGCAAGCGCTCAGCGGCATTTCCCGGCCGGGCGGCGCGCATAGCCAGACGCCCTGA
- a CDS encoding Alpha/beta hydrolase family protein: MHHEEVRLAVDQRELAGTLALPKTASPGILFIHGWTGSQEDDLARAQEIAALGCVCLTFDLRGHAGTIALRGETTPEQNLKDVLAAYDFLATRPFVDSSAIAVVGASYGAYLGAILTSQRPAKWLSLRVPALYRDRHWHFPKGALDRLDLTLYRQQANGPADNKALAACAAFTGNVLVVESEKDDLVPHQTIASYIAAFSKARSLTYRVIDRADHALSDDASRRAYTRLLVGWIKEMVFGART, from the coding sequence CCTGCCGAAGACCGCCTCGCCCGGCATCCTGTTCATCCATGGCTGGACCGGCAGCCAGGAGGACGACCTTGCGCGCGCGCAGGAGATCGCCGCGCTCGGCTGCGTCTGCCTGACATTCGACCTGCGTGGCCACGCCGGGACGATCGCGCTGCGCGGCGAAACGACCCCGGAGCAGAACCTGAAGGACGTCCTCGCGGCCTACGACTTTCTCGCGACCAGGCCTTTCGTCGACAGTTCGGCCATTGCGGTGGTCGGTGCGAGCTACGGCGCCTATCTCGGCGCCATCCTGACGAGCCAGCGGCCGGCGAAATGGCTGTCGCTCAGGGTGCCGGCGCTCTATCGCGACCGCCACTGGCATTTTCCGAAAGGGGCCCTCGACCGGCTGGACCTCACCCTCTATCGCCAGCAGGCCAACGGCCCGGCCGACAACAAGGCGCTGGCGGCCTGCGCCGCTTTCACCGGCAATGTGCTGGTCGTCGAATCCGAGAAGGACGATCTCGTGCCGCATCAGACGATCGCGAGCTACATCGCGGCCTTTTCGAAGGCCCGCTCGCTCACCTACCGCGTCATCGACCGGGCCGATCATGCCCTGTCGGACGATGCGAGCCGCCGCGCCTATACGCGCCTTCTGGTCGGCTGGATCAAGGAGATGGTGTTCGGCGCGCGGACGTGA